The Arvicola amphibius chromosome 6, mArvAmp1.2, whole genome shotgun sequence DNA window TCTGTTAAACAAGCAGAGTTGTTTCCATTTGAAGCTGTTTGATGACCAGGGTTAGCCTTGGGAAGGAGAAGTGGGATGAAAATAACTCTTCTTTACCTAGTTGCAGCAGGAAGCCTGGAGAGGGGGACCCATGGAAGTCACCATGCCCTAATAAAACTCCAGCATCCAGCAGACCCATGTTTTCTAGATTGGTTAAGCAGACACTGTATCTTGGAAAATAATACAATTGCAATTCCACATAGGTTTACCACAACTCATTTTTGCAAGGACATCTTTTACAAACTACAGAGATCACTTAGATACTTTTTAGTCCTTTTCTTTGTCTGGGCCAAGGCAAGGTTTTGATCAAGCAATGCATAGCCATTCTTACCTCCCTTGCTTATTTTCATTCCCAGCCGGAAGTAATAAACACTGTAGTTTGGCTAACGGCATAAAAGGCAATTCCATAGGTCAATAATCTTTTGCTTAACCCAATGGCTTCCTCCAAGGACAAAGAGCAGTAAATCATAGCAGCTGATTGCTGTTGTGCTTAAGAAAATTTCATTGTAAAATGCAACTTTGTCTTCACAGTTCTTAGAATGCGTTACTGCATACAAGTAATAAATCCTAAAGAACTGGTAGGgtagaaaacaaatgaagattATGCCtataaaaaacagatttttcaaCTGAGCCCAGAACTCCTGGTGGGATAGTAAGGAGTGGCGAAGCTTCCGCACCATGGACAGCGTGATGTAGACTTGGATACCCAAGAGAACCATTGCAATGGTTATAACAATAATGACTATCATATAGTTGACAACTTGTACATAATCACGGACGAGTTCTTTATGGAATCTAAAGCAGTGTTGCTCATTGTATTCTTCATTATTTCCATACTGAGAAACCACCAGGGGTACCACAATGACAATCACCAAAAGCCACATAGCAGTACTGGCAGCAACTGCATGCAGTTTTCTATAGAATTCTACTTTGTCTCTGCGCTTGAAGAAGATGAGGTACCTGATGACCAGGATCACCACGTAGAAGAGGAAGGTgaggtacatgtgtatatgcagcATGGCACTCACAAACTTGCAGAAAGGTAATCCAAATGTCCAAGTCCCCTTGACGAGGTATGCCACACGGAAAGGCACAGTCAGCAGAAATAACCCATGGACCACCACCAGGTTAATGACTGCCATGGTGGTCACTGAACGTGAGTTCATTTTCACCAGCAAGAACAGGATGGAGATGACACCTGTCAGTCCGCCAATGAGCACTAGGATGTAAAGCGAGATCAAATGATGGGCCACTACAGGATCACAAGAGGAACTCTCGGAGGTATTGTGTTCGTCCATTCTTCCAACATTGCctgcaaaagcaaaaacaccaatgtaccTAGACGAACTTGCTGACCATTGTTCACAGCTCCTCTAGTGCACTGAGAAGACGGCTCTGCAGTTTATCTGTTTTCATGGTATCAGACGTCCATGCTTACAGAATGAAGCTAATACTGTCTGCATATTTGTAGTCGCTACACCTAAAACACCAAGCCATTTCATTAGTCTGCTTGATATTTATTGTAGCACGATACCACAAACTGAATTTAGAAGGACGTTCATTTTGGGTCACAGTTCTGATAGCTCAAGGTCAAGGGGCCACACTAGCTGACTGTGCTGTAAGGAGGTAGTAGAACCCAGGGACTGTGAATGGAATGTATCTTTTCtaacctctctccctcttttcgcAAAGGCATCAGGATTTAATCATGAGGATTCTACCCCCAGAGACACATGGAATGCTGAGTGACTGGTGAAGCGATGCAAAATATTTTGAGCATGGTTCTATTCTCTAAGTCCTTCTCAATAACGAGCAAATGACCCAAGGATATTCCTAATTCACTCCTTGAGAATGCTTGCTAATTTGACAAAAGCTCAGGGAAGTCGAAGCAGTAAATAACTATACAAACACTTACCTGCTTTTCTCCTAGTTATAATGTCATCCTCTGTGAGACCTTGGGTGAGTTCTTCCACTGAAATATGACAAGCCTCCCAAGTCTTTCATCTTGTACCTTTACATGACTTGCAAATTTAAAGACTCACTCCTACTAATTTTTGGACTCTTGAACAAAAAAGCCTCTTTGAGTACCTAGTCCTCTATAATTGATTCTCCAAATtcgtatttttattatttattttatgttatgtgtatgataGTTTTGactgcatctgtgtatgtgcactacatgagTGCTTGGAGGCCAAAGGAGGatgccagatgccctggaactggagtcctggatgggtgctgggaattgatcctgggtcctctggaagagcagccagagttcttaaGTGCtaagccttttctccagccctccACATTCTCCATTAGATATCACTAAGAATTTTTGAATCATTCATTTTTCACTACACAAGTCATGACCAATTTCCTATTTAAATCTTGCAACGGCTTCTCATCTCAAAAGATCAATAATATCCTTAAATCCAGTGTGAAATTCTCGAAGAATTAataaaacctctttttaaaaatccagaactCCCTAGATTACTGTGCCTGGATTTTGCTAgttaaaaggaagagaagaactcAAGCCTAGAACTCTGACTTGAGGAGCTGCGTAGTAGTGATGACATCCAAGACATTTGTTTACTGATATCAGGAAAACTGGAACTGAGCAGGAACATAATGCAATTATTCTCTGGGTTGCTGACATTTGTAACACATTTGCAATTGCCCCTAATGCTTTTCTGAACACCTCTTCAAACAATGTATGCTTACCCGAATAATAAACCCATTATTAAACCAAATTATATACACAAGGTTGATGAATCTCAAAAGGTTTGTCTAAATCATGTATATTCTCAGTGAGGTGGTGGTGCTTCTAAAAgcacaaaaaaataatgaagtataAAAAATGTTATTCTATGTATCAAGCAGAGAAATGTGCACAGTGACTAAACAGACACACTGATAtaataaattttcagaaaaaacaTGGACGACAGTTAGAAAAAATAATctctaaaaatgttttctagagaaataataatttatgAAAAGATGATAAAATGTAGTGGTACACCATGCCATAAAGGTTGTATCttgtatgatttctttttctagaaaattcaaaataaatgtgaGAGAAAACAGGTACATGTAGCCCAACTTTTGAGAGAACGCTGGGGTGATGGATGAGTGATATCATCATTGAACTATACACGTAAAACGACCAATGCCCAAGTATTTCCTTTACCTCCATTAAAACGTAATGATATCCTAACTCCATATCACAGAAGACACTTTTTGTGGGCACAGAAGACACTTTCAGAAAGCTGTGGTCCACTTAACCGTATTTCCCTGTGAGCTGTGAGAAGTTTTCTGTGTTATAGTGCGCAATCTCACCACTTGCCTTCACTTTTCCTCTGTAAAAGGGCAGTGCTGGTGAGCAGAAATGATCTTGTTTCCATCTGAGTCAAGCTTGGACATGCCTCCAACGCATCTGCTCACCATATCCTCCAGCTGTTAGTTTAGTGAGACTAATcctgaaagaaaagaggaaagccaGTGGTGTGTCACTTGGTGAATCTCTTTATAAACTCCCATGATCATTGTCTTTCTAACATCAGAAGCAAGTGTCAAATGATTCCTGTGTGCCAGGACAATATTATATTGAATTATTTACTCTCGCTGTAGGCTCACAGCTGTGCAGTATATTGTGACATGGAATTTAAGGTGATAAGACAGCCTTTAGGGCCTCTCTGTAGCTCCAAGAGCAGGAGGTGGGCATGAACCAAGAATCTATAGAGTGGTTCACTCTGCACATGCTCactcttccttgcttcctttacTGTTATAGACTTTCTGAAGCCATAGTTCCTGAATGTGACTGCTGCTAGAAACAAGAGCTAGCCAATGATGAATGTCAGTATACGCAAGCATTAGTTCATCTGATAATATGGCAGTGGCTTGATCCATTTGCTCTAAGAATGTTGTGGCAGACTTCTGGTACTATAAGTCCTGGATCTCAGCTTTCAAGATGACATATTAAACACCCATAATAAGTATTATTGAATGTGAAGGGAGTAAAACAGTTCAAAGTCAAATTAAAAGATGGGTTTTTAGGCTGAAGGGGTCCAGCTCCACAGTATTTACAAATATCAATCTTTAAATGTGCAAGTCAATATAAACATTGCAGTGGGCTTATATATTCACTGTGAAatgctctcttcctttctttttatcttggAAACAAGAGTTTAAAAAGTAGTTGTTATTGTCAACTTTACTCAATATGGAATCACTTGGGATGAAAGAACATCAGTTGAGGACTTGCTCAGATCAGACAGCCCTGTGGCCATGACTGTGAGAGACTGTCATGTTCTACGTAAGAGGGTCCAGACTACTGCTGGCAGTACCATCCTTAAAGAGGTGTTCTGAGTTATATAAGTAATCTAGCTGGGCATGAGACAGCAAgcagtattactcagtggtatcTGTTTCAAGTTCCTCCCTGCTTGAGTCTCTGACCTGacatccctcagtgatgaactgtaacTTGTAAGATTAAATAAGCCCCTTCTtctcccatgttgcttttggtatgtgttttatcatagcaactgaAAAGCAATCTAGGGCAGAGTTTATGCTATTTACgattcctattgctgaagacaccacttaCTTATGTCAGTGAACATAGAAAAATCGAGCTGGTTCCCAAATAAAAgattcacccctactgactagtgttcatggtgctAGATGGTACTGTGCACAcactaaagaagaaaagtaatcCCCAATATTATTCAACTTCAAACCTTGTTATCTACAATATTAACCTGCCTGCAAAGATATGTTAGTGACATAGTGGCAGAAaagttatgggagtaaccaaccactttttaaaattggatttagGACCCATTATATGAGAAGGAACCCAAAACTGGCACTCTTGAAGTATCcaaaaacctgagactagataggtcatgggccctaaaggaaaacctactactattattctattaaatgaatataacaataaaattatttctaatggaATAGTGCTATACCCATAGATGGGTGTGTATGACTCTATTCTCATCATAGAAATGTCTTCTTGCAGCAGAtagtaattaacacagagatccacaaccactCAATGTGTAGAGGGTAAGAGagtttggagcactcagtcctaaatgggatgttttatcaaacccctcccctaAAGGGTCGGGGATCTATGACATAGAGGAGGCAAAAAGATTATATGAGCTATAGGTGGTGGATGATGCCAAGGGAACACAACTTTCCAGACATAACAGAACTGATgtgtaaactcacagagattgttaTAGAACACAAAGACCTGTACAAACGATTGAAGCAACACAGAAACTCCAGTATGGAAAGGGGGAATGTATATAacctaaccaagaagctacttGTAATTGAAAACTTATGGAAAgagggaaatcagttttctccagtagaGCGAAACTTGGTACAACAGCACTCTTCAGGGTAGAAGAGatgctcaggagtagttggccaacacaaatgGACTCCATGTTTTTTGtatgcttttggtttgtttgggtggTTTTtacctttttggttttcttgtcttttttttagagaaagagagaaatagagggagaAATAATATAAACTTGGATATGGTCAGAAATTGCTCACTTGTTTCCccactgctcagacccaaataatcacagagaaactatattaattgtaacactgtttggccaatgactttaGTCATTGACTTTACaactttgactattataaatgaatatctattaatttgtaatatttaattatacactacatttttaaatgagctggacaaacataataccttaaacaagagaagaaatatatatatatatatatatatatatatatatatatatatcacatacagtgtaacaaaattgaccttaaatatgtatcaatagacccataccaatgcaaagtattcatctctatgtcatattcctctttaaattaaaacaaacatttataaacaatcgctttgggaatttgagcataattttctccaaactgttttctgctgtttgttgggcaaagtatttttagggttcacagagacctttcagagggccttgttccatcaaaccatattagcctgaaaggaatccacaggttttgtcttctgtggaaacaaaagtagaaactcttttccaaagtaacatatccttagaagTCAAGACacatttatgttggtttaacttagcagccccccagaatcaaatgtttctctgcagtcaaaaaattcaaagaaaacataacaatgtacataatccagactttctgtttATAGTCCAtctttttgtgtcttatttttctttactcctttaatctaggACTGCCTtgctcttttatattacatttactgtctctttacagCCTTTACTTCTTTTGATAACTGTCCATACtcgtttccctctctctcccaagactacacacatttttgaaaacactgtgtctcatttagaagtcttttatgtctaaatctatCTTATTGTGTATCTGGGATCCTTTTCTGACAAAGTAAGCAGTTTGGTCACAGCAGCCTTGAatgctgactctgcctctctagGCCTTTCAATAAGTTGGAGGCATGTTCACCGCCtgtgtgagccatgctcactgctcCAGCTTCAGGAATGCACTGGGTCTTTGCTGCCATCAACAAGTTGTATCATTCTTCTCACAAACCCCAACTTAACTGCTCCATAGcagaacctcccaaaagagccagaaccATTTTGTACTACCAGCACAAACCAGAAAGCCAGCTCTTAGAAAAGCCACACCCTTGTACATGGCCAGCAAAttgagcccatctgaaaaaatgCAGCtcccaagaagctgtgcttggttCAGGTTTTTGTGAGTCTAGaagccttatttttttaaaacttttttaggtcttatgtggatccatgccccagagAGTGGGGACCACTTTGTAGTCAGAGGCTACTCACTTGTTTCCccactgctcagacccaaataatcattcagaaactacATTacttgcaacactgtttggccaatgactctagcatattcctagatagctcgCTTTTGGcagaaccaatctacttcaagaggatgatgggcatcaaagaggctcctcatggagctcttacatcttaaattgacccaattctatctatctgtgtgttgccacaaggctatggcctactggtaaagttcttAAGATTCCAAAATAtccttcttcttcagcagctacagggCATCTCTATgatgactctgtctactctctctctctctctctctctctctctatatatatatatatatatatatatatatatatatatctgcttggatttcctacctgacTTTGCTctactaaaccattggccaaaacagctttattcatcaatcaataaaagcaacacatatacaagaCATACCACATTAGTTTGGTAGATAAGGAGGTAgaaagagcttggggaatggaaagaacatgaccaaaatatattgtatggaaaacaATTTTTGAAGCTGAtagctacaaaaaaataaaaaccaagatagCACATTATACACTTAAAATTTATAGCTTAAAGCATTACAttaaattagtaataataattctaagtaacaaaaacaaaaaatgagcagCTAAGAGGAGGGATGTGGGTCTGGACCAGTGTCAGCAGGCTGGCTGGCCCCCCAGGGCTCTCCTTCCTCAGAGAGCATGTGTAAGGCACCCTTGCCCTTCTACACACCCTTGCTTCTCCTGCAGCTAAGAGAAGCAAACTCGGTTGTAAGGATGAATTCTAAAAAGCTTCTATCTGTTTTGGGAAAAGAGATTCCCAAATAGACAAGGTATAAATGATAGGTAACCAAGAACAGCTCCAGTTCCATCTTGGTAGCTGTGATAGGAGTCAATCCCACAGTGAAGCTACAGTTGATCACAGAAATGTGACAAACACAGCGTATGTTGatgggagcggtgggctgcatcccgccacccagctagctttacacccaaaataattacaaggaagctgttttcttttaaacactgcctggcccattagtttcagcctcttaatggctaattctcaaatcttgctttaacacatatttagtaatctgtgtagcaccacaaggtggtggcttaccaggagagatcttagcctgtgtccatctcggagaggagaggcatgacgattgcctgaggcatctgcctgactctgctttctttctcccacaattctgtctgtctattccgcctacctaattttctgtcctattaaagggccaaggcagtttctttattaaccaatgaaagtaacacatagacagatgaccctcctccatcaagcgTAGGATAGTTTGCAGCCAGCAAAACAGCTGGAAGGTTGACCATAAGTGGGTA harbors:
- the LOC119816133 gene encoding probable G-protein coupled receptor 141, which codes for MDEHNTSESSSCDPVVAHHLISLYILVLIGGLTGVISILFLLVKMNSRSVTTMAVINLVVVHGLFLLTVPFRVAYLVKGTWTFGLPFCKFVSAMLHIHMYLTFLFYVVILVIRYLIFFKRRDKVEFYRKLHAVAASTAMWLLVIVIVVPLVVSQYGNNEEYNEQHCFRFHKELVRDYVQVVNYMIVIIVITIAMVLLGIQVYITLSMVRKLRHSLLSHQEFWAQLKNLFFIGIIFICFLPYQFFRIYYLYAVTHSKNCEDKVAFYNEIFLSTTAISCYDLLLFVLGGSHWVKQKIIDLWNCLLCR